In Brettanomyces nanus chromosome 3, complete sequence, a single genomic region encodes these proteins:
- a CDS encoding uncharacterized protein (BUSCO:EOG093433XW), whose translation MDFESLIPTFLEITSTQDAQVASSYLEMSGGNLDTAVNLYFESGGVGTSDRNGTVSGSISGPGSGSERTPVESDEEIARKLQQQLYQEGNPNGDEGVRRPIQPVHEQLLSQYNYGLGANDRSVNPVERMFGSARRGIFNQAEVEEEEGSRDDSYGDEDNDNDNDNDAETPDYEYEEIPSSSDNETALTDEVVDLTGERRRRPRRRRRSSSYRTSTQKRLAKMFRPPWDIIDKLDFDSAKKKARAEKKWVLVNIQDVTDFRCQCLNRDFWSSNQIKDLVRENFVFLQYQHDSANGEMYRNLYPFSEYPHISIIDPWTGERLKMWSANPEIHKFIEQVVDFMTRFSLDKNTLNPVVQHKQKLNLDKLSEEKQIDLALKESLSEANEINDVDEVVILEGTSQKSPMVVSEPATYTEKLAQIKATDVPDPEGDAKQITRIQIRSGMDGKRIVKKFALIDPVETVFEYTKFAFKDSLLGKPFTLKMQRKNLFDNLHETILDAGLKNASILLDVEGEEE comes from the coding sequence ATGGACTTTGAATCGTTGATTCCGACATTCCTGGAGATTACATCCACCCAGGATGCTCAGGTTGCCAGCAGTTATCTTGAAATGAGTGGGGGGAATCTTGATACTGCTGTGAACTTGTATTTTGAGAGTGGGGGCGTTGGCACTAGCGACAGAAATGGGACTGTTTCTGGCAGCATTTCTGGCCCCGGTTCTGGCTCAGAGAGAACGCCTGTTGAGTCGGACGAAGAAATTGCTCGCAAActgcagcagcagttgTATCAAGAGGGAAATCCCAACGGTGATGAAGGGGTTCGAAGGCCTATTCAGCCCGTTCATGAGCAACTTCTGTCTCAATATAATTATGGATTGGGCGCCAATGATCGGAGCGTGAATCCTGTTGAAAGGATGTTTGGGTCTGcaagaagaggaatttTCAATCAAGCAGaagtggaggaagaggagggAAGTAGGGATGACAGTTACGGCGATGAAGACAATGACAATGACAATGACAATGACGCAGAGACTCCAGACTACGAATACGAAGAAATTCCTTCCAGCAGCGACAACGAGACCGCTCTTACCGATGAAGTGGTGGATCTCACTGGTGAAAGACGTCGAAGacccagaagaagaagaagaagcagtagTTATAGGACCAGTACACAGAAACGATTAGCCAAAATGTTTAGACCTCCTTGGGATATCATTGACAAGCTGGACTTTGATAgtgccaagaagaaggcaaGAGCGGAGAAGAAATGGGTTCTGGTCAATATCCAGGATGTGACAGACTTTCGGTGCCAGTGCCTAAACCGTGATTTCTGGTCGTCTAATCAGATCAAAGACCTGGTGCGCGAGAATTTCGTGTTTTTACAGTACCAGCACGATTCTGCCAATGGAGAAATGTACAGAAATCTATACCCATTCAGCGAGTATCCTCACATATCTATCATAGATCCATGGACAGGAGAAAGACTAAAGATGTGGTCTGCGAACCCTGAAATTCACAAGTTCATTGAGCAGGTGGTTGATTTCATGACTAGATTTTCTCTAGATAAGAATACATTGAATCCGGTTGTTCAGCATAagcagaagttgaatctTGATAAGCTTAGCGAGGAGAAACAGATTGATTTGGCTTTAAAGGAGTCGTTGAGTGAAGCCAACGAGATcaatgatgttgatgaagtGGTGATTCTTGAAGGAACAAGTCAGAAAAGTCCCATGGTAGTCAGTGAGCCGGCTACATATACAGAAAAACTTGCGCAGATTAAAGCTACAGACGTTCCAGACCCCGAAGGTGACGCCAAACAGATCACCCGTATTCAGATAAGATCGGGAATGGACGGTAAGAGaatagtgaagaagtttgcaTTGATCGATCCTGTGGAGACAGTTTTTGAGTACACCAAATTTGCTTTCAAAGATTCATTGTTGGGTAAGCCATTTACCTTGAAAATGCAGCGAAAGAATCTATTTGATAATTTACATGAGACAATTCTTGATGCCGGCCTCAAGAATGCGTCCATACTGCTTGATGTTGAGGGAGAGGAGGAGTAA
- a CDS encoding uncharacterized protein (BUSCO:EOG09343CKP~MEROPS:MER0209507), with protein MSSSADNDMLPVIRIAAPAKATASMIIVHGLGDSGEGWTFMSDMFHQHDEFKHINFIFPSAPEKPLYVNGNQPVARWFNIYEFGNPFGKQDEEGYWKSCKYIDSLVKKEIDAGISSDRIVVGGFSQGAVLSLGLAASCEHKLGSIVNMSGIFAMRKALDKHLNDNNKETPIFHGHGDLDPVFNVQYARDTAELFKSLGFKNYDYHEYVGMVHTTCPDELRDIANFVKRTIP; from the coding sequence ATGTCCTCTTCTGCTGATAACGATATGTTGCCCGTTATAAGGATTGCTGCTCCTGCAAAGGCCACTGCTTCCATGATTATTGTCCATGGACTCGGTGATTCCGGTGAAGGTTGGACGTTCATGTCTGACATGTTCCATCAGCACGATGAGTTCAAGCATATCAATTTCATTTTCCCAAGTGCTCCTGAAAAACCGTTATATGTCAATGGAAACCAGCCTGTTGCACGATGGTTTAATATTTATGAATTTGGCAATCCATTCGGCAAACAGGATGAGGAAGGGTATTGGAAGTCTTGCAAATACATCGATTCCTTggtgaaaaaggaaattgaTGCTGGAATTTCTTCAGACCGAATAGTTGTGGGTGGATTTTCCCAGGGAGCAGTCCTAAGTTTGGGTTTGGCTGCTAGCTGCGAACATAAACTCGGTAGTATTGTCAACATGTCTGGTATATTTGCCATGAGAAAGGCTCTTGACAAACATCTGAATGATAATAACAAGGAAACACCTATTTTTCACGGCCACGGTGATTTAGATCCTGTGTTCAATGTTCAGTATGCTAGAGATACTGCCGAGTTGTTTAAAAGTCTTGGATTCAAGAATTATGATTACCATGAATATGTAGGTATGGTTCACACGACATGTCCGGATGAGTTGAGGGATATTGCAAATTTTGTCAAAAGGACTATTCCTTAG
- a CDS encoding uncharacterized protein (BUSCO:EOG093404F5) has protein sequence MNSKVTPTNNTSAGDPSQDDADFNYFWNYVHDNFYHDTLKEPLTIEEKKFYSSIFRALDPGKSGQISGLAAKPLLEASGLPLITLGEIWNCADPDNTGFLNQFGFCVVMRLIAHAQQGELVTPEVAQRVTGLAKFHTIPVATTGGSFGGMTGSTGVPVSASATGSSSDPFSGSRKSSGASVTSPPGSQLAVPFLTAQQAANFGAMFDRTAQGPTLPGLQARDILLKARLPVQILEKIWNLVDLDKKGQLTRPQFIVAMHLIRSFLNKSMAILPTILPDQIWNSAKTVGQAQAQAQKPTPESAPTPPPVPSTPPVVLGVPPALSSDSSYSVASSTNLDTWIMSPQQQQQYGAMFDSLDRAHTGSLLGSQVANFLMTSKLSNDVLATIWELANLNNQDDFNRQEFAIAMYLVQKKLAGYQLPEETPVELCQSSNSLVNSSGGVSQTAIAGAAASEPENTSHMDDLKDIFGNSIEPSAFPSLPSRPAAPPVPVSRTATTQHEFVPSSSFGKQLQMQQIEKDTQAKQATIVQTQDELSSDDDESPVDLDNPKLPPVIPGRDNKPVFSSSEVFSEPPAQNPVPAPAPVQTPLSPQKSVEPTVFSNQSTELTGQPSGFTNQPSGFTSQPLGFTNQTTGFSDTGSYGSAGAEGTIQEQLSQATVNIANFSNQINSLSHQSANMSIRKGKAQKELTRVLKVKEDIQSKLTQMKSLYHTETQSVQGTENKLIEVSEELKNLQQELSIAEANHHSEEAKLKDLQQRCREASEKKLVMKDQLITLNQETEQLQTQIVQLNSQATQSQNLLAVAEGQVSSQKSKNVALKQQIADLTSLIQTLMTRRTGLSEKYDQLEDEALELHDKHTDLSVEYAENNLSYSQAVSSGAEIPKESEFEGEETEVPTASLDDFDEKELDAGLREPVKTEPEEATKSVETVAEPVAEPVAEPVAEPVAETTNKVESDARVVEPEFISSTNNPKDTIVTEPVANATKPAESAAIESIGSGAKSVASIVKLDSEEGANISESTLPPKTAISSKKNTAPATEFVFDAKRPPEEDNSAENSPSSKSQAESFEMLNHEDAEPEQRGSEEQTGVEEEPHTEPETKDDDETPAVQEIKTESVASAASTGLISPNLSSSGLISSGINMPGGFSGILPSSSVSQSSERELVRDSSIDDEFPPIQEHHISDSESSDDDHFEDTLSTPVKNEKEPDDQVEEERKSEFGDEETRTEKVQLAEAAPVISSAPAVSTNPFSGFEDLGLEEAKAEDNENSDNFEQFDGDFSDPVGFSFTQTDSVDAPVQPSNSAVASTNAGETGDDWEQVFAGFGNGPIDSSKVPAQTSAFQAFSTSPLPDSSFTNVPSNSTTPPKYEYSQSQTLAIDELNGMGFDKEKSVAALKKNGWNLDEATNFLLDSA, from the exons ATGAATTCTAAAGTGACACCTACCAACAATACCAGTGCCGGAGACCCATCACAGGATGATGCGGACTTCAACTATTTCTGGAACTACGTTCATGATAACTTTTATCATG ACACCTTGAAAGAACCTCTCACaatagaggagaaaaagttCTATAGCTCTATCTTCAGGGCGTTGGATCCTGGCAAGTCAGGCCAGATTTCTGGACTCGCTGCCAAACCTCTCTTAGAGGCATCTGGATTACCATTGATTACTTTAGGGGAGATCTGGAACTGTGCGGATCCCGATAACACCGGATTTCTTAATCAGTTTGGCTTCTGCGTAGTTATGCGTCTGATTGCTCACGCTCAACAGGGTGAGTTGGTGACTCCTGAAGTGGCTCAGAGAGTCACTGGTTTGGCTAAATTTCACACTATTCCTGTTGCTACCACCGGGGGAAGCTTTGGAGGCATGACAGGATCAACTGGTGTGCCCGTTTCTGCTAGTGCCACGGGAAGCAGCTCTGATCCCTTTTCTGGCTCTAGAAAGTCGTCTGGCGCTTCTGTCACTTCACCACCCGGATCTCAGCTTGCTGTTCCTTTTCTGACTGCCCAACAGGCCGCCAATTTTGGGGCTATGTTTGACAGAACTGCTCAGGGACCCACCCTTCCTGGCTTACAGGCCAGAGATATCCTTCTGAAGGCAAGATTACCTGTTCAAATCCTTGAGAAAATCTGGAATTTGGTCGATCTAGATAAGAAGGGCCAATTGACTAGACCTCAGTTTATTGTGGCTATGCATCTTATCAGATCTTTTCTCAATAAATCGATGGCTATCCTTCCTACTATTTTGCCAGATCAAATTTGGAATTCTGCGAAGACCGTAGGACAAGCACAAGCGCAAGCGCAAAAACCAACACCGGAATCGGCACCAACACCACCACCGGTACCATCAACACCTCCTGTGGTACTAGGTGTTCCACCGGCTTTGTCCTCGGACTCTTCATATTCTGTTGCCTCATCTACAAATCTCGACACGTGGATCATGTCTcctcagcaacagcaacaataTGGAGCCATGTTTGATTCTCTCGATAGGGCGCATACAGGCTCTCTTCTGGGTTCTCAAGTTGCAAACTTCCTTATGACTTCCAAGCTCTCTAACGATGTTCTTGCCACAATTTGGGAACTGGCAAATTTGAACAACCAGGATGATTTCAACAGGCAGGAGTTTGCTATTGCGATGTATCTTgttcagaagaagcttgCTGGGTATCAGTTACCCGAGGAAACTCCAGTTGAACTTTGTCAGAGTAGTAATTCCCTTGTGAACTCAAGCGGGGGTGTCTCACAGACTGCTATAGCTGGGGCAGCCGCGTCTGAGCCGGAAAACACGTCTCATATGGATGATCTAAAAGATATATTTGGCAACAGCATTGAACCCAGTGCTTTTCCAAGCCTTCCCTCCAGGCCAGCTGCTCCCCCAGTTCCGGTTTCCAGAACCGCTACGACTCAACACGAGTTTGTTCCTTCGTCCAGCTTTGGAAAACAGCTACAAATGCAGCAGATCGAAAAGGATACTCAAGCCAAACAAGCCACCATAGTACAAACTCAAGACGAGCTGTCCTCCGACGATGACGAGAGTCCTGTAGATTTGGATAATCCCAAGCTTCCTCCTGTCATTCCTGGCAGGGATAACAAGCCCGTTTTCAGTTCTTCCGAAGTATTTTCAGAACCACCAGCACAGAATCCAGTGCCTGCACCAGCTCCAGTGCAGACTCCGCTTTCTCCTCAAAAATCCGTCGAACCTACTGTCTTCTCTAATCAATCTACAGAATTGACTGGTCAACCTTCTGGATTCACAAACCAACCTTCTGGATTCACTAGCCAACCGTTGGGATTTACAAACCAAACTACAGGCTTCAGTGATACCGGGTCATATGGATCTGCAGGAGCCGAGGGGACTATTCAAGAACAGCTAAGTCAAGCAACTGTGAATATTGCCAATTTCTCGAATCAGATCAACTCGTTGAGTCATCAGAGTGCCAACATGAGCATCAGAAAGGGTAAAGCACAGAAGGAATTAACGAGAGTGTTGAAAGTGAAGGAGGATATTCAATCAAAGCTTACCCAGATGAAGTCCTTGTATCATACCGAGACTCAGAGTGTTCAGGGGACTGAAAACAAACTGATCGAGGTCAGcgaggagttgaagaatttgcAGCAAGAGTTATCTATTGCGGAAGCCAATCACCACTCTGAAGAGGCCAAATTGAAAGACCTTCAGCAAAGATGCCGCGAGGCctcagaaaagaaattggttATGAAGGATCAATTGATTACTCTCAACCAGGAGACCGAACAGCTTCAAACTCAGATCGTACAATTGAACTCGCAGGCCACCCAATCACAGAATCTTCTAGCAGTAGCCGAAGGCCAGGTTTCCTCTCAGAAGTCTAAAAATGTTGCTTTGAAACAACAGATTGCAGATTTGACTTCCCTCATTCAGACTTTAATGACCAGGCGAACTGGCTTGTCCGAAAAGTatgatcaacttgaagacgAAGCATTGGAGCTTCATGACAAGCATACTGATTTGAGCGTAGAGTATGCAGAAAATAACTTGTCATATTCCCAGGCCGTTTCCAGTGGGGCTGAGATTCCTAAAGAGTCTGAATTCGAAGGCGAAGAAACTGAAGTTCCAACTGCTTCGCttgatgactttgatgagaaagaactAGATGCTGGGTTGAGAGAGCCCGTGAAGACCGAGCCAGAAGAAGCTACTAAATCCGTTGAAACAGTGGCAGAACCAGTGGCAGAACCAGTGGCAGAACCAGTGGCGGAACCAGTGGCGGAAACTACAAATAAGGTTGAATCAGATGCCCGGGTTGTTGAACCTGAGTTTATTTCAAGTACCAATAATCCTAAGGACACCATCGTGACCGAACCTGTTGCTAATGCTACGAAACCGGCAGAATCTGCTGCTATAGAGTCTATAGGATCAGGTGCCAAGTCTGTGGCCAGCATCGTAAAATTGGATTCTGAAGAGGGTGCTAACATTTCCGAGTCGACTTTGCCACCAAAGACAGCCATTTCCTCCAAGAAAAATACGGCTCCTGCTACCGAATTCGTATTTGATGCCAAGAGACCTCCTGAGGAAGACAACTCAGCGGAGAActcaccttcttcaaagagtcAGGCGGAATCCTTTGAGATGCTTAATCATGAAGATGCCGAGCCAGAACAGAGAGGGTCGGAGGAACAGACTGgagtggaagaagaacccCACACAGAGCCAGAGACaaaagatgatgacgagACACCTGCCGTTCAAGAAATCAAGACCGAATCTGTCGCTTCCGCTGCCTCTACTGGACTCATATCCCCAAACTTGTCGTCTTCCGGCCTTATATCTTCTGGAATAAATATGCCAGGAGGATTTTCGGGtattcttccttcttccagtGTTAGCCAATCATCGGAACGAGAACTTGTGAGAGACTCTTCGATAGATGACGAGTTTCCACCAATTCAAGAGCACCATATAAGCGATTCTGAATcatctgatgatgatcatTTTGAAGATACTCTTTCAACACCTGTCAAAAACGAAAAGGAACCTGACGATCAGGTTGAGGAGGAGAGAAAATCTGAGtttggagatgaagaaactcGAACAGAGAAGGTTCAACTTGCCGAGGCTGCCCCCGTGATCTCTTCTGCCCCTGCTGTCTCTACTAATCCATTTTCTGGgtttgaagatcttggcCTAGAAGAAGCTAAGGCTGAGGATAACGAGAACAGTGATAACTTTGAGCAATTTGACGGCGATTTCAGCGATCCTGttggcttttcttttaCCCAAACAGATTCTGTGGATGCTCCTGTTCAGCCTAGTAATAGTGCGGTGGCTTCTACAAACGCTGGTGAAACGGGCGACGACTGGGAGCAGGTGTTTGCGGGCTTTGGAAATGGTCCAATCGACTCTTCTAAGGTTCCAGCGCAGACATCAGCTTTTCAGGCGTTTAGTACTTCTCCCTTGCCGGATTCAAGCTTTACCAACGTTCCATCAAACTCGACTACGCCACCAAAATATGAGTACTCTCAGTCACAGACCTTGGCAATAGACGAGTTGAATGGTATGGGCTttgacaaagaaaagtCTGTCGCAGctttaaagaagaacgGCTGGAATTTAGACGAGGCTACCAACTTCTTACTAGACTCTGCGTGA